DNA from Gephyromycinifex aptenodytis:
CGCCCTGCCCAACCCCAACTCCCACAAGGCCATCGCGTCGACGTCTTCCTCGCCGGTGGCTTCGAACCCGGCCTCCAGGTGAGGATCTTCGTCGATGTAGGGCAGCACATCGGAGTCGCCGAGGTCGCCCGGGGCGAGCCGCTCGGCATACGGCACCCACGCAGGAGCCAGAACAGAGTCCGGCCCCGGCAGCAGGTGCGTCTCACAGACGGTGACCTTGCGACTGCGCGGCGCCCGCGCCACCACAACCGCCCAGCGCCAACCGCGATAGGCCGCGGCGGTGCACACGAAAGAATGCGTCGCCAGACGTTCGGCGTCCATCACCATGCCGAGGTATTCGCCCACGGTTCCCGGCTCGGCGATGCTTTGCGCGGCCTCCTTGGCGATGTCGACCGCAGCAGCCAGGGTGAGGTCTTTCTTGACCGGCGCCACAGTCACTCCCCGTCGAGGTTGGTGGCTACCGCACGCAGCACGGCCGCGACCTTGGCGGACTCCCGTTTGTCGGGGTAGCGGTCGCGTCGGAAGTCGTTCGAGGTGCGATCGAGCAGTTTGATGAGGTCTTCGATGATGACCACCATCTGATCGGCGGGCAGGCGGTGCTTGGCATGTTGGGCCTCAGCCACCGAAGGCGCCCGCTCCAGGACCACCACATGCATTGCCTGGGCACCCTTGCGCCCCTGCGCGACGCTGTACTCCAGTCGGGTGCCGGCCTTGAGCGTGGTGATGCCCGAAGGCAGCGCACTCGAGGGCAGGAACACGTCCTCGCCGTCGTCGCCATGCACGAAGCCGAAACCCTTCTCGGCGTCGTAGAACTTGACTTTGCCAGTCGGCACCGTTCACCTCTTGCTCATCAGTAGGTCAGCGCAGGCGAAGTACGCCCACCATGCCCAGGCTAACGCCCCGGCCTGCTAAGCGGCAGCCGACGGTAAGGGGCGGGACGGGCTCAGGCGTGTCTAGTCGCGGAAGCCTGCTGCAAACCGAGGAGTTCGATCGCCCGTTCCCGCATGTCGACCTTGCGGATCTTGCCGGTGACAGTCATCGGGAAGGTCTCGACGCAGTGCACATACCGAGGCACTTTGTAGTGCGCCAGGCGCCCGGTGCAGAACTCTTTGATGTCCTGCACCGTCACTTCGCCCACACCCGGTTTGGTGATGACCCATGCCATGAGTTCCTCGCCGTACTTCTCATCAGGCACCCCGATCACCTGGACGTCGGCAATGCTGGGGTGGCCGTAGAGGAACTCCTCGATCTCGCGCGGGTAGATGTTCTCCCCGCCGCGGATCACCATGTCTTTGATGCGGCCCACGATGGAGCAGTAGCCATCCTGATCCATCACGGCGAGGTCGCCGGTGTGCATCCAGCCCTCGGAGTCGATGGCCTCGGAGGTCTTGTCCGGCTGGGCCCAGTAGCCCTTCATCACCGAGTAGCCTCGGGTGCAGAACTCCCCGGTCTGACCCCGCTCCACGGTGTCCCAGGTGGCCGGGTCGATGATCTTGACCTCCAGGTGCGGCATCACCCGGCCCACCGTCTCGGTGCGCCGCTGCAGGTTGTCCTCGGGGCGGGTGGAGGTGGAAACCGGTGAGGTCTCCGTCATCCCGTAGTTGATCGCCACCTGCCCCATGTGCATCCGGTCGATGACGTTCTTCATCACCTCCACCGGGCACGGCGAACCGGCCATGATGCCGGTACGCAGGCTGGACAGGTCGTAGTCCGGGAAGTTCTCCAGTCCCAACTCGGCAATGAACATCGTGGGCACCCCGTACAGCGAGGTGCATTTCTCCTGCGC
Protein-coding regions in this window:
- a CDS encoding DUF3027 domain-containing protein; translated protein: MAPVKKDLTLAAAVDIAKEAAQSIAEPGTVGEYLGMVMDAERLATHSFVCTAAAYRGWRWAVVVARAPRSRKVTVCETHLLPGPDSVLAPAWVPYAERLAPGDLGDSDVLPYIDEDPHLEAGFEATGEEDVDAMALWELGLGRARVLSAEGREAAAQRWYDGTHGPHSDAAQHASAPCSSCGYYVPLAGALRSVFGVCAHAWSPSDGQVVSLDHGCGAHSETDVSRQGVHEIPAPIVDDLAFDVLT
- a CDS encoding cold-shock protein, whose product is MPTGKVKFYDAEKGFGFVHGDDGEDVFLPSSALPSGITTLKAGTRLEYSVAQGRKGAQAMHVVVLERAPSVAEAQHAKHRLPADQMVVIIEDLIKLLDRTSNDFRRDRYPDKRESAKVAAVLRAVATNLDGE
- a CDS encoding AMP-binding protein, with protein sequence MTQAPAPSYAVGESEVPLLEETIGANLERTVARFGEREALVDVPSGRRWTYAQFDADVNQVAKGLLAGGIEAGERVGIWSPNCPEWTILQYATAKVGAILVNVNPAYRSHELDYVVNQSGMRMLVSAVSFKTSQYQKMVEQIRGKSAGLEWVVYLGEDSWSELARSGAEVPDEQLRERMESLSPTQAINIQYTSGTTGFPKGATLSHRNILNNGFFVGEMVRYTEADRVCIPVPFYHCFGMVMGNLAATSHGAAMVIPAQSFDPTATLTAVAQEKCTSLYGVPTMFIAELGLENFPDYDLSSLRTGIMAGSPCPVEVMKNVIDRMHMGQVAINYGMTETSPVSTSTRPEDNLQRRTETVGRVMPHLEVKIIDPATWDTVERGQTGEFCTRGYSVMKGYWAQPDKTSEAIDSEGWMHTGDLAVMDQDGYCSIVGRIKDMVIRGGENIYPREIEEFLYGHPSIADVQVIGVPDEKYGEELMAWVITKPGVGEVTVQDIKEFCTGRLAHYKVPRYVHCVETFPMTVTGKIRKVDMRERAIELLGLQQASATRHA